Proteins from one Juglans microcarpa x Juglans regia isolate MS1-56 chromosome 1S, Jm3101_v1.0, whole genome shotgun sequence genomic window:
- the LOC121247559 gene encoding probable glutathione S-transferase, which translates to MAEVKLFRTWSSPFALRIVWALEVKGIEYEMIYEDLSNKSSMLLQYNPVYKKVPVLLHKGKPISESFVILEYIEETWKSKTPSLLPEDPYQRAMARFWAKFGDDKISPLIWEAFIKQGKDQEEALVAAHENLKYLEVELRGKKFLGGDAVGFADLAFGWLANLVSVFEEVTGVTLIDHEKFPLLLTWMQNFMDAPKIRDTWPPRDKLITKFRDLRETLMAKEPK; encoded by the exons ATGGCAGAAGTGAAGCTCTTTAGAACATGGTCAAGTCCATTTGCTTTAAGGATAGTGTGGGCATTAGAAGTGAAGGGCATTgaatatgagatgatatatgaAGATCTATCCAACAAGAGCTCCATGCTTCTCCAATATAATCCCGTCTACAAGAAGGTTCCGGTGCTGCTGCATAAGGGAAAACCCATCTCAGAGTCCTTTGTAATTCTTGAATACATCGAGGAGACATGGAAGTCCAAGACTCCCTCCTTGCTGCCTGAAGATCCTTATCAACGAGCCATGGCGCGCTTTTGGGCAAAATTTGGAGATGACAAG ATTTCGCCATTGATATGGGAAGCCTTTATCAAGCAAGGGAAGGACCAAGAGGAAGCACTGGTTGCAGCCCatgaaaacttgaaatatttagaaGTAGAGCTAAGGGGAAAGAAATTCCTGGGTGGAGACGCAGTAGGATTTGCAGATCTAGCATTTGGTTGGCTTGCTAATCTGGTTAGTGTATTTGAGGAGGTAACAGGTGTAACATTGATAGATCATGAAAAGTTTCCATTGTTATTAACATGGATGCAGAATTTCATGGATGCTCCAAAAATCAGAGATACCTGGCCTCCCCGTGACAAACTGATTACCAAATTCAGGGATCTTCGTGAAACCCTAATGGCAAAGGAACCCAAGTAA
- the LOC121247560 gene encoding uncharacterized protein LOC121247560, with amino-acid sequence MALLNKTREDARSSEEEEELEKLESDVMEMAHKILDYRAALPDQLRTTLVSVLAIQRPIFPRGLEPGPSGRPILEGPVKSSVEAVQAEEDQETAEKIRLLKDKISSNVSATPVVLKRMKDCISKIDKLDSYKGITHPAFKRKKIS; translated from the exons ATGGCGTTGTTGAACAAAACCCGCGAAGACGCTCGGAGCTCCGAAGAAGAGGAGGAGCTGGAAAAGCTCGAGTCCGATGTGATGGAAATGGCGCACAAGATTCTGGATTACAGAGCTGCTCTCCCGGATCAGCTCAGGACCACTCTCGTTTCGGTACTCGCTATTCAGAGACCCATTTTCCCTCGTGGGTTGGAGCCCGGTCCATCCGGACGTCCGATTTTAG AAGGGCCGGTTAAATCTAGTGTGGAGGCAGTACAGGCAGAAGAGGATCAAGAGACTGCTGAGAAAATACGATtacttaaagataaaatttCAAGCAATGTCTCAGCCACGCCTGTTGTTCTGAAGAGGATGAAAGATTGTATTTCTAAGATTGACAAATTGGATTCTTACAAAGGAATCACACATCCTGCATTTAAGAGGAAAAAGATTAGCTGA
- the LOC121247152 gene encoding UPF0187 protein At3g61320, chloroplastic-like, with the protein MMLPPDTINPTSSLSFSSFCTPKSSFKLYPVSLPSISISISKPKTTLSFKLHSSSSSSSQSQSPNPPPSSDHSHSLLSILRAIPDWADSVKERGMRRNRTLYNHEKWVQHRSSLRHLRHVLSSLSSRVILSLIPPVIAFTSFAVVIAGYNSAVLVHWLPDFFPVLKSSTLPYQLTAPALALLLVFRTEASYSRFEEGRKAWIRVTSATNDLATQVIAGVDTLGNDAPLKKALLQYIMAFPVALKCHVIYASDVRQDLQNLLDVDDLAIVLNSKHRPCCIIEFISQSLRLLKLEESRRNMLESKISYLHEGIGVCEQLMGIPIPLSYTRLTSRFLVLWHLTLPIILWDDCHWIVVPATFISAASLFCIEEVGVLIEEPFPMLALNEFCKLVHRKIEEAIANDNVIQAQLAAKLRSHSTEHSPNGCPNS; encoded by the exons ATGATGCTACCTCCAGACACCATTAATCCCACCTCCagtctctctttttcttctttctgtacTCCCAAATCTTCATTCAAACTTTACCCAGTATCCCTTCCCTCCATTTCCATTTCTATTTCCAAACCCAAAACCACCCTCTCCTTCAAACTccactcctcctcctcctcctcatcacaATCCCAAAGTCCAAACCCACCTCCCTCCTCCGATCACTCCCATAGCCTGCTCTCAATCCTCCGTGCCATACCCGATTGGGCCGACAGCGTTAAAGAGCGAGGAATGCGGCGGAACCGGACCCTCTACAACCACGAGAAATGGGTTCAGCACCGGAGCTCGCTTCGCCATTTGCGTCACGTCTTGTCCAGCCTGTCGTCGCGGGTGATTCTGTCCCTCATACCGCCCGTGATCGCCTTCACTTCTTTCGCAGTGGTGATCGCCGGGTATAATTCTGCAGTGTTGGTGCACTGGTTGCCGGATTTCTTCCCCGTCTTAAAGTCCTCGACGTTGCCTTATCAGCTGACGGCGCCGGCGTTGGCTCTCTTGTTGGTGTTCCGGACTGAGGCGTCGTACTCGAGGTTTGAGGAGGGGAGAAAGGCGTGGATCAGAGTGACTTCAGCGACCAACGATTTAGCAACGCAGGTGATTGCTGGGGTTGACACTTTGGGGAATGATGCGCCGCTCAAGAAGGCGCTTTTGCAGTATATTATGGCATTTCCGGTTGCGCTCAAG TGTCATGTGATTTATGCGTCAGATGTTAGGCAAGACCTCCAAAATTTGCTTGATGTAGATGATCTAGCTATAGTACTCAATTCAAAGCATCGGCCCTGTTGCATTATTGAGTTCATCTCTCAAAGCCTCCGGTTGCTAAAGTTGGAGGAATCGAGGAGAAATATGTTG GAGTCAAAGATCTCTTATTTGCATGAAGGAATTGGTGTTTGTGAACAACTTATGGGTATCCCCATACCCCTCTCTTATACTCGATTGACATCAAGGTTTCTGGTCCTCTGGCATCTCACTCTCCCTATTATACTGTGGGATGATTGCCATTGGATTGTGGTTCCTGCTACTTTCATTAGCGCTGCTTCTTTGTTCTGCATAGAAGAA GTTGGTGTTCTTATCGAGGAGCCATTTCCAATGCTCGCACTCAATGAATTTTGCAAGCTAGTTCACAGGAAGATTGAGGAAGCAATTGCAAATGACAATGTAATTCAAGCTCAGCTGGCTGCAAAGTTAAGGAGCCACTCTACGGAGCACTCACCCAATGGCTGCCCTAATTCTTAG